The stretch of DNA CGCTGCCGTGGCCGTAGACCGGCTCGGGCCCCTGCGCGAAGGGGTTGAGGAGCTCGGCGGCGCCGACGGGGTCGCTCGCGGGGTGCGAGACCGGGCCGCCGTGGAACAGGTCGTTCCAGAAGAAGCGGCCGTCGCGACACCAGACGTTGACGTCCCGCTGGACCGAGACGACGGCCAGCTCGGAGCTGCCCGACCAGTAGAACTGGCGGGGGGTCACGGAGGCGAGCTCGCCCAGGAGTGCCGTGATCGCGCGCTGGGCGCAGAAGGCGTGGCGGGGCTTGTGCTTGATTCGCCTGGCGAGGGCCGATTTCGCCCGGGAGGCCCGGGGGTTGTTCAGGCGCCAGTGACTCAAGGTCGTCTCCAGTGGTCTAGGTTGCCGCGGTGCCGTGTTCGCTTGTGCGGCCACGTCGCCGCGGATCGAGGTGCTCCGCCTCAGGTGGCCTTGGCGGGTTCCCTCCACAAAGTTGGTGAGGCGTGAACGGTGTCGTTACCTCGTAGTTATTCTTTGCGCTCCGGATGCTAGCAGCAACTGACCCCTTGTAGTCGAGGCTTCTACAAGTGACCAATATCACATTTAACGAATGTGTCTCGACTTCACCAAATCAAGAACTACCAGCTCAGGGCATGTATTCCGAACACCAGACCGTTTTTTGAGCCTCCCGAAAAGCCTGTCCGTTTGTGTGGGAGATGTCGCCAGTGTCACTCGTTGTGGCGACTCTTGGCGTGTTTGTCGTGACTCTCCGCGACTTAGTGCAGGTTGCGGGCCCTTGACCCGGTCAAACCCCGGCTTTGCCGTCCACGCCTCCTCCCGACATGCCGGTGTTCCCGTCGGTTTTGCCCACGCTTTCACCCCGGTGTAAGGGCTGGTCCCGTATGTGGAGGACACTGGAACGGTCGTACGAAACGGAGAGAAGTCGCCCAGTGACACAGACCGAGACATCCGGTGACCGGACTACTGCACGGGAGGGCGTCGTGGCCTCCGAACCCGCTGGCGGCGCCAGGGCCTGGCTCGTGTGGGGCGTCGCCGTGGGCGGGTACTTCCTGGCGATGCTGCACCGCAACGGTCTGGGTGTGGCCGCCCTGGAGGCCCAGGCCCGCTTCGACGTCGGACCGGCTCTGCTGTCCCTTCTGCCGATGCTGCAACTCCTGGTGTACGTGGTCCTCCAGGTGCCCACCGGGTTGCTGGCCGACCGGCTCGGGCCCCGCTACACGCTCGTCATGGGCATGGCGGCGATGACGGTCGGCGCGTGCCTGTTCGCGCTCGCCCCCGGCATCGAGGTGGCGGTGGCCGGGCGGTTCCTCATCGGTCTCGGCGACGCCCTGGTCTTCCTCAACGTCATCCGCCTGGCGGCCCTGTGGTTCCCGCGTTCGCGCTACGCCCTCGTCAGCGGGCTCACCGGCGTGGTCGGCGGAACGGGGCAGGTGGCCAGCGCCGCGCCGATGGCCTGGGCCCTGGAGGGCTTCGGCTGGGTGGCCGCCTTCCTGGCCACCACGGTCCTGACCGCGCTGATGGCCCTGCTGATGCTGGTGGTCGTGCGCGACCGCCCGGCCGGTGCGGCGGGCCGTTCCACGGTCGCCGACCCGATCTCGGTGTGGGCCGCGCTCAAGGAGGCGCTGCGTTCGCGAGGCCCGCAGATCGGCATGGCCCACCACGCGGCCGTCATGGCCCCGTTCACGATGATGATGGTGTTGTGGGGTTACCCGTTCCTCGTGGGCGGCCTGGGGCTGTCCGAGGACACCGCCGCCCTCACCCTCACCGCCCTGGCCGCGGGCGGGCTGTGGATGGCTCCGCTCGCGGGCGTCGTGATCGGGCGCAGCCCCGGCGTGCGCCGGTGGCTGGGGCTCATCCTGAGCACGACGCTGAGCCTGGGCTGGCTGCTGATGGTGGCGTGGCCCGGGGGAGTCCCGGTGGCCCTGGGGCTGACGGTGCTCGCGGCGAGCGCGATCGGGCAGACCCTGGCGCCGACGGTCTCCTTCGACTTCGCGCGCGACGGGATCCCCGCGAGCCGGACCGGCGTCGCCTCCGGCCTGGTGAACATGAGCGGGTTCACGACCGCCGTGGTGTGCACGGTGGCGGCGGGCGCGCTGCTCCAGACGCTGCCGGAGGGCCCCGAGGCCTACCAGCTGGCGTTCGTGCCGATGGCCGTCGCCACGGTGTGCGCGACCGCGGCGCTGTACTACTTCGTCCTCCGCCGCCCGCGGGCCTAGATCGTTGACGGGGTTGTCGCGTGCCCTGGTCAGTGGTCGCAAGCGTTCGATGACCGCTTGACCGGGGCGCCGATCAGCCAGTCGTTCCGGATCACGGCATCGGGTACCACGATGCGCCGACACATCCCTGCCCGCAACCCCTCCGCGGCCCACGCTGGCCCGGCATCGAACTGGGCTTCACGGCGCAGCGCGGTCCGTGCGGGGACATCACCCCGACCCTCGACGCCGACGCTGTGCTCGGCCTCCCATGATCTCCACGTCGCCTACGCCGACGGCCTCCGCGTCGAAGACGGTCCGTTGCCGGGGCTGCGTGACGCGGACGGTTCCAGGCATGACCCGGACCGGACGGGGCTCGTCCGGCCTCTGGGCAGGTGCTCAGCCCCGCGCCTGGTCGATCCGCTCCCTGAGCCAGTCGGAGAGCGCGTCGTCGTTCCGGGGGAACTTCCCCAGTTCGAAGACGTAGCTGTCCGGAGACGGGGGGATCGGGTGGACCCCCAGCTCCTTGTCGTAGTGGAATTGCGCGTTGAACTTCCCGGGCCTGGTCACCGAGATCGACATGCCGAGCCAGGTCCCCTTGCCCTCCTGGTACATCTCACTCTTGAGGAACTTGGCCTTCTTGTCGACGGAGCGCGGATGGCGCTTCCTCTCCGTCTCTCCGTTCTCGAAGGTCACGAGGTTCTCGCTCGCCGCGCCGCCCCCGATGTAGTCATACCGGTAGTTCATCGAGGTCCAGCCGTCCGGAGCGGCCTCGACCAGTTCAAGTGCCATGTCGCGCACCAGCTCCTGCTGCTCGGCAAGATCCATCGAACTTCCTTCCGCTCCTTCCCCGGGTTCCGCGTGGGACGGTTGCCGTAATCCGGAGTCGTCTGTTCCACCCCGTTGAGTATCCAGTCCACCGGGGTTTCCGAAGGTAGGGCTCCTGTTCCATTCGTTTCCTCGGGGCGGTTCCTGCCGTGCCGCTCCGCATGACTGTTGAGGTTTCCCTGCCTCTCCTGGAATCCTTTTCGGTCGAAATCCGGGAGTGAAAGGAGGGAGGGGGTTCGTTGGCGGTGCCGTGCGCCGGGCGTACGGCACCGGGGGGCAGCCGCCGACGCCGTCGAGGGCGTCGAGCCCGGCCTCGGTCTCGGGAGCCCTGGGCTCGCCCCCGAGGTGGTCGGGGAGCCTGCCCCGGTACAGGCCCGCCGTGTCGATGTCGATCGTGCCGGTGGTCGACAGGGAGAAGCCGCCGCCGCGCTCGTACATGCGGATCAGCGGTTCGAAGGGATCGGGCAGGTCCGGCAGGGGCACTCCGGCATCGCGGGCTGCTGCCAGGTGCAGCGCCCACACGCAGCTCCTGCCCACCGTCGGGTACTGATCGATGACCACCGGGCTCTCCAGCACACCTTCGACCACCTCGTCCGCGGCGCGCACGCCCGGCGCCGCGAATTCCGCGATGTCGTAGAACGGCCATCCCCTGGTACCCAGGGCACGTGTCCACACGGCCGAGCGGCGCAGGTACTCGCGCATCAGCGCGACCCGCGACCGCGTGTGTTCCACGTCGCCGTCCCAGTCGATCGCGTGGATGCGGGCGGCGAGGTCGCTGACCGCGGTGGTGGTGCTCATCGGAATCCCTTTCGCAAGGGTCGGGGCGGCCGCCAGGGGGTGGCTCCTGCTCGTCGTGAGCGGTCTGCGGCGGTTCCTCCGAGTCAGGGGGGTTCGACCAGTTCGAACTTCATGGTGGCTCCTCCGGCGGCGCCTCTGTGCCCTCTCATCGGTCGTCCGCTCCCGGACGCGGACACAGGTATGTGATGTTCCAACCGCGTTGATGGTTTCACCGCCCTCGGACGAAAGGAAACCGCCCGCGCGAAAGGGTTTCGGCCAATCCGCATCCGACACCTACCGGTGGACGCTCCAGGGTGGTCTGGTCCTGCTCGCGCGCGTGCGTGCGGGGGCAAGGGGAGAAAAAGGGGCGTGCGCGCCCCTTGTGCCGTCCCGGGCCGCGTGGGATTTTCTCTGTCATGAGGTGGAGTCCGGAACGGTCCAGGGAGATGTTCGCGCGGAGCCGCGTCGCCAGGCTGGCCACGGTGGGAGAGCACGGGCAGCCCCATCTGGTGCCCGTGGTGTTCGCGGCCTACGGCGACACGATCGCGATCCCCGTGGACCACAAGCCCAAGACCACGTACCGGCTCAGGCGGCTGCTCGACATCGAGGGCAACCCCCGGGTGTCGCTGCTCGCGGACGAGTACTCCGACGACTGGGACCGGCTGTGGTGGGTCCGCGCGGACGGTGAGGCGCTGGTCCTGCACGACGGCCCGGCCTGGACCGAGGCCCGCGACAGGCTGGTTGAGCGCTATCCCCAGTACCGGGACACGCCGCCCGAGGAGGCGATCATCCTGGTGGAGGTCCGCCACTGGTCCGGGTGGTCGGTCGCGGAGGAACCCGACGCGGAGCCCGGCACGCCGGAACACTGACGACGCGAAACACTGACGGCGCGGGGAGCGTGCGTTCGACGGCGGTCCCTCTTCCGGCGTCACCGTCGGCCGCCGACGGTAGCGTCGGGGGCGGAACCGCCACCTGAATGGGGGGACCGCCGCGCACGGTCCTCTGGGTGGCGCCGGGGCGGGCCGGAGCCTCCCAGCGGACCGCGGCGGCGGATCCGGGTGCGGGCGGGGTCAGCCCGCGCGCCAGGTGGCGTCCTGGAGCGCGCCACCGGCCTGCGGGCCCATCAGGGAGAGTCCGCCGTCCACGAACAGCGAGGCGCCGGTGACGTAGGACGCCTCCGGCTTGGCGAGGAAGGCCACGGCCTCCGCCACCTCGTAGGCGTGGCCCGGCCGGGGCAGCGGGTACCCGGCGCGCGAGTCCAGCGCGGGCTCCTCCTCGTGCTGCCCGGTCATGGGCGTGGCGATCTCGCCCGGCGCCACCGCGTTCACGGTGATGCCGTACAGGCCCAGTTCCAGGGCCAGGACGCGGGTGAGCAGCTTCAGGCCGCCCTTGGCGGTGCAGTAGGCGCCCGCGGTCACCCGCGGGAACTCCTCGTGCACGCTGGTGATGTTGACGATGCGGCCGCCGCGACCGGCGTCGCGCATGTGCGCGGCCGCGATCTTCGAGCACAGGAAGGGCGCGTCCAGGTCCACGGACAGGACCTCGCGCCAGCGCTCGTAGCTGGTCTCCAGCAGGTGCTCCCCGGAGCCGGTGCCCGCGTTGTTGACCAGGACGCCGATGCCGCCGAGGTCCTCGATCAGCTCGGCGACGGCCTCCGAGCCCCGCACGGGGTCGGAGAGGTCGTGCTGGCGGACGGACACCCGGCGTCCGGTCTCGCGGATCTCGGCCTCCGTGCGGTGCACGCCCTCCGCGTCGCTGTGGAAGGTGACGCCGACGTCGAAGCCCTGCTGCGCGAGGCGGATCGCCGTCGCCCGGCCGATTCCGCTGTCCGCGCCCGTCACCACCGCCACGCGGTCGTAGTCGTCGAACTCCCCTGCTCCCTCGACGCGGTCGTCGCGTGCCATGCTCTGCCCCCTTCCGTGCGCCTCCCGGCGGCGCACGCGCTCGGGTGAGCGGCTACCCAGCGCCACCCCCCGTACACGTGGGACGAGTGGCGCGGACGTGCGGCGGAGCTGCCCGAGCGGGCGTGTTCCGGGCGTGTGGGACCGGAGCCGGTGAGCCGCGACCGGCGCGTCCCGCGCACGGGACCGTGGCGCGGGGCGTCCCGCTTGTCCACCGTCACGCTCCTTCAGCGACGGAACTTCGGGATGATCCTCGGATACCGCTTGGAGGTGGTCCCATGGCCGACGTGCTGATCCGGAACGTGCCGGAAGGCGTCCTGGAAGTCATCGACGCGGACGCCAGGAGGCAGGGACTGTCGCGTGGCGAGTACCTGAGACGCCTGTTGGAGCGGACAGCGCACCCCTCCGGCGGTGCGGTGACCGTGGACGGTCTGGCGCGCTTCTCCGAAGCCTTCTCCGACCTCGCCGATCCGGCGGTCATGAAACGGGCGTGGGAATGAGTCGCGGAGATCACGGGGCAACCGGTGGAGCGGCTGAGAACGGTCTGACCTAGGCATCCGCCGGAGGGCGGGGCGGCCCGGTGGCCGCCCCGCCCTCCCGCTGGGTCCGACGTGGTTAGAAGGCGGACTCGGGGACGTCCATCAGGTCCACCGTCACGCCCTCGGCGATGCGGCGCTCGGCGGCGATGCGCGGCAGGAACTGCTCGGCGAAGAAGCGCGCGGCGGCGATCTTGCCGGTGTAGAAGTCCTTGTCCTCGTCGCTGGCGCCGTCGATGCTGTTGAGGGCCACCTCGGCCTGGCGCAGCAGCAGCCAGGACAGGACGACGTCACCGAAGGCCATGAGCAGGCGGGTGGAGTTCAGGCCCACCTTGTACAGCTCGCGCGCGTCCTCGGCGGAGCCCATCGCGTGGCCGACCATGAGCTCGACGATCTTCTCGACGTTCTCGGCCGCCTCCAGGAGCAGCGCGCGCTCCTGCTTGAGCTGGCCGTTGCCCGCGTCGCTCTGCGCGAAGGCCTTGATCTCCCCGGCCAGCTTGCCCAGGGCCTGGCCGCCGTTCTTCACGATCTTGCGGAAGAAGAAGTCCTGGGCCTGGATCGCGGTGGTGCCCTCGTAGAGGGTGTCGATCTTGGCGTCCCGGATGTACTGCTCGATCGGGTACTCCTGGAGGAACCCGGAGCCGCCCAGGGTCTGGAGGGACTCGGCGAGCAGCGCGTAGGAGCGCTCGGAGCCCACGCCCTTGACGATCGGCAGCAGGAGGTCGTTCATGGCCTCCAGCTCCGTGGCGTCCTGGCCCGTGCGGTGCGCGATCTGGATCGCGTCCTGCTGGGTGGCGGTGTAGAGCACCAGGGCGCGCATGGCCTCCACGTAGGACTTCTGCGTCATGAGGCTGCGGCGCACGTCCGGGTGGTGGGTGATGGTCACCTTGGGGGAGTCCTTGCCCGCGGCCAGGTCGTTGCCCTGCACGCGCTCCTTGGCGTACTCCAGGGCGTTGAGGTAGCCGGTGGACAGGGTGGCGATCGCCTTCGTGCCGACCATCATGCGCGCGTACTCGATGACGAGGAACATCTGGCGGATGCCGTCGTGCTTGTCGCCCACGAGGTAGCCGATGGCGGGGTGCTTGTCGCCGAAGGTCAGCTCACAGGTGGTGGAGGCCTTGAGCCCCATCTTGTGCTCGACGTTGGTGACGTAGGCGCCGTTGCGCTCGCCGGGCGAGCCGTCCTCGTTGATGAGGTACTTGGGGACCAGGAAGAGCGAGAGGCCCTTGGTGCCGGGGCCGGCACCCTCGGGACGCGCGAGCACCAGGTGGAAGATGTTCTCGGTCATGTCCTGCTCGGCCGAGGTGATGAAGCGCTTCACGCCCTCGATGTGCCAGGTGCCGTCGCCCTGGTCCACGGCCTTGGTGCGGCCCGCGCCGACGTCCGAACCGGCGTCCGGCTCGGTGAGGACCATGGTGGCGCCCCAGCCGCGCTCGATGGCCAGCTCGGCGAACCGCTTCTGCTCCTCGTTGCCCTCGGAGTGGAGGATGCTCGCGAAGCCGGGACCGGCCGAGTACATGTGCACGGCGGGGTTGGAGCCGAGGATCAGTTCGGCGGCGGACCAGACCAGGGAGCGGGGGGCGCCCAGGCCGCCCAGCTCCTGGGGGAGGTCGAGGTTGTACCAGCCGGCGTCCATGTAGGCCTTGTAGGACTTCTTCAGGCTCTCGGGGAGCGCGACGGTGTTCGTCTTGGGGTCGAAGACCGGGGGGTTGCGGTCCGCGTCCTCGAAGGACTCCGCGATGACGCCCGTGGCGAGGCGGTTGACCTCGTCCAGGATCGTGCGGGCGGTCTCCTCGTCCAGCTCCTCGAAGGGGGCCTGCCCCAGGACGTCCTGGCGCTTGAAGACCTCGAAGAGGTTGAACTCGATGTCGCGCAGGTTGCTCTTGTAATGCGTCATGGACAGCTCCGCTGTGTCCCTGGCCGCGGTGTCTGTACACGCGGATCTACCGACTAGTAACAAGTCAATGTTACTACCGAGTAGCGACCTGCGCCAGTGGGAGGGAGGGAGTTGTGTCCCAGGGGATACCAAAAGGAGGGGCGGGTTTTCGTGAGGCGCGCTGAACGGGCTGTTCGGGGGCTCGCACGGGGCGGGGAGGCGCTGGCCGGGGCCTCCCCGCCCGTTCGGAGTCCGGCCTCAGCCGATGAGGACGTAGGGGCGCGTGGCGGGCGGAGCGCCGCCCGGGGGGACGGCGAACGTGGCCCACACGTGGGTGCCCAGGTCGGCCCAGGGGGTGAGGCGGAAGTGTCCCCAGGCTGTGGACAGGTTCTGCACGAGCAGCAGCCCGCGCTGGCCCTCGGCCCAGCTCCACTCGTCCTCCGTCCGCTCCTGCGGGACGGCCGGGATCGCGCCGCCTCCGCCGCAGTCGCTCACCGAGAAGCGGAGCGTTCGCGCGTTGGGCATCGACAGCGCGCGGACGACCTCGCCGTCCTCCCTTCCCGAATCCGTGTACTTGACGGAGTTCGCGAACAGCTCGCTGGCGCACAGCCGCACGGTCTCGACGAGGTCGCCGTCGAAACCGGCCAGGTCGGCCGCGAGGTCGGCGCGGACCCGCGCGAGCTGGTCCAGCGCTCCCGGGTAGACGCGGTGCTCCCAGCGGACGAGGGGGCGCGGAACCTTGGGGGTGCTCAGGAAGATCATGCCGGGACCGCCTGTCGGTGGTGCTCCGTGCGGGGCTGATGTGACTGCTGTGCTCGCTGCGTCCGCTCGGCTCGTTGCTGCTGTTGGTCGAGCCAGACGCGGGCGAGCCGGGTGAACGCGCGCCAGTCCTCGGAGTCCTCGCACGCTGGGGACGGAGGGCGAGGGGCGGGTACCGGGGCCGGTCCGGGTCCGAAGGCCTGCGCGAGGACCGGGACGGGAGCCTTGGTCGAGGCCGCAGCGGGGACCCGGGCCGGGACCGGGCCAGAGTCGGTCGCCAGGAGGTCGCCGGAGAACGGGGTGTTCGTGCCGGGCCGCTGGTCGAGGCGGATGGTGATCTCGCGCCGGGCCCGCGCGGCTCCGGGCTCGCGGGTTCCCGCGCGAGCCTCTGCGCGGGCCTGTTCTCGGGCCGCGTAGTAGGGGCGGACCAGGGCGATGTCCTCGGCGGGGAAGCGCACGCTCGGCGGGGCCAGACAGGGGGCGGTGGCTGGAGCGGGAGCGGCGGCGGGAACGGAGCCGGGAGCGGCGGGGCGCTCGGGGTGCCCGGGTCGCTCGGGGCGTTCGGGAGCCCGGTCGGTTCGTGCGGGAGGCGTGGTGGCCTCGACCGGAGCGCGGACCTGGTCGGGAACCGGGACGTAGCGGCGGACCCGGGTGGAGCGGCGGCGTCGGCCGCCGGTGGAGTGGCGTCCGCGAGGGGGCGCGAAGAGGGCCTTGACCGTGCCGAGGGCACGGATCAGGGCCGCAGCGCTAAACTGGCGCATGCTGGCAATCCTTGCTCTAAAAGGTTCGAAGTTGCTGGCCACGGCCCCGGACGGTGAGTAACCGTCGCGGGGTCATTGTGTGGATGGATTTGTGTGTCCGGTGCCAGATTAAGGGCAGGGGTGGAGTGGAAGCGAACTTTTCTGCGAACTACTCCAGGGTAATTTCGGCTTGACGGCATCTCCGCAGTTCAGTGGGCATGAACAACGCTTTCCTGGCTGTCCTGGAGTTCTGTGAAAATGGCCCTGAATGTCGTTATTGGTGACATTTGTTGAGAATGCCCGACACTGCATGGGCGCACGGCAAAGGCATCGTCTCGTGGGATGCCGTTTCCCGGCCGTCGCGGCTTGACGCCCGACCCGGTCGGCCTTTCGGCCGCCGCACTAGCCTGACCCGTATGGGGCTCAGGGGCTGTGGTCACGCGGACGTGCGGTTGCCTTCACCGTTGGAGGAGGTCAACGACGAGTTCCTGCGCGAGCACGGGGTCCGGCTGCTGCTCAAGCGCGATGACCTCATCAGCGCCGAGGTGCCGGGAAACAAGTGGCGCAAGCTCCACCTCAACCTTCAGGCGGCGCACGAACAGGGCCGTTCCACGCTGCTGACCTTCGGCGGCGCCTACTCCAACCACATCCGCGCGGTGGCCGCGGCCGGAAGGGCGTGCGGGTTCTCGACCATCGGCGTCATCCGAGGCGAGGGGCACCGGCCGCTCAACTGGTCGCTCGCCTATGCCACGGAACAGGGGATGCGGCTGGAGTACCTGGACCGGACCACCTATCGGGCCAAGCACATGTCGGAGGTCATCGACGGGTTGCGCGAGCGGTTCGGTGACTTCTACCTGCTGCCCGAGGGCGGGAGCAATGCCCTGGCCGTGCGCGGCTGCGCCACGATCGCTGACGAGATCGACGCGGACTTCGACGCCCTCTGCTGCGCGTGCGGTACGGGCGGGACCCTCGCTGGCCTGGCGGCGAGGTTGTCCGCCGGACGGGAGGCCATCGGTTTCTCGGTGCTGAAGGGCGGTGGCTTCCTCAAAGAGGAGGTGCGCCGGTTCCAGGAGGACGCGGGTGCGGTGACCGGCAACTGGTCGATCGAGACCGGCTACCACTTCGGGGGGTTCGCCAAGTACCCGCCCGAGCTGGCCGCCTTCATCCGGGAGTTCCACGCGCGCCACGGGGTGCTGCTGGAACGGAGCTACGTGGCCAAGATGCTCGCCGGGGTCTACGACCTGGCGGCGCGAGGAAGGTTCCGCCGGGGAGGCACGGTGGTCGCGCTCATCACCGGCCCGCCCGAGGGCGCGGATGACCAGAACGGGGGAGGTCGGGCGGCGACCTGAAAAGGGCGGCACTACGTGAGGAGTGCCGCCCTGTGGCCTCCGGCGGCTAGCCGAGGCTCTTGAGCGAGTCCACGAGCGCGGTCCACTCGGTGGCCGCGAACGACAGGTGCCCCAGTTCGCGGTTCTGCGTGTCTCGCAACGCCGTGGTGACGCCCTCGGCGACCTCGACACAGTTGGTGTCGGCGATGCTGTAGCTGCTCTTGTGCCATGAGGGTGCGGTCGGACAGAACTTCGCCTGATCCACGTCGCCAGTGGTGTACGTGGGTTCGTGCCGTGTTCCTTCAGGGGTCACTCGATTTCTCCTAGCACTTTCTTGATCAACGACCGTGTCTGATTGGGAGGCAGAGCCAGTCCCCGCAGGTCACTCATCAGAGAGATGTACTCATCGACCATTCTGGTATCAGATATCACTCCTCCGATGGGTCCTGTCTCCAGGTAGAGGAGCGTTCCGGAATTCGGAACTTTCAGCAATATTACCCCGTTGTCCAAACCCGGGTGGTCCCAGGTGTCTGCGGGGATGACCAGAATTTCCATGCGGCTCTGGGCCGAGGCCTCCAGCAGGTATTCGAGCTGACCTCGCATCGTGTCAGGGCTTCCAATGCGTCGATGCAGCACGGTTTCATCCAAGACGACCGAGTAGAAGGGTGGGTTTTCGCGCTTCAGGAAATTTTGGCGCTCGCTCCTTTCTTCAACCTTCGCGTCTATGGCTTCTTGCTGTGCTGTCTTCTTGGGGGCCCTGATCGTGGCTCGCATGTAATCACGGGTTTGAAGAAGACCTGGGACGAGCAACGGGTGGTACTGCTGGATCTGCGTGGCCCGCTGCTCCACGAGTGGCAGCTCCTTGTACCAGTCCGGAGGCTTGTACCCCTCGTACTGGTCCTCCCACACGGAGACTAGCCGTTCCTCGCTGTTGAGCGCCTGACCGATTCGTTGTGCGGTGACCTTTTTGGTGGGCGTCTTGCCCAGTTCGATATCACTGACCGTCGCCTGGGATGCCGGGATCAGGCTTGCCAGTCTGGTCTGTGAAAACCCTGCCTGCTCGCGGATCCGACGTACCTCGGCACCGAACCTCTGAGCCTTCGGATCGACCTCGTTCGCCATGTATTGCTTTCTATCAGCCTGCTATCAGCCGCCAACGAGATTCACCGAGAAATTTCGGATATCCCAGAGGTTGGTAGCTGAAGAGGCCTTCTGGTGAGACTGTGACGACGGCCGAAGAAAAGTCCCGGCGGCTGTACTGACAACCCCGGGACCTGGTCCGGAACCCGTGCTTCTCACGACAACAGGTACGAACATGAACCAGGCTATCCCTCGTCAGTCCACCCCGGAAGGCGTTACCGGCCGCCGAACGCCGACGCTCCAACCGCCCTGGCGGATGCGGTTCGAGGACTCCGACCGCTGCGGCATCGTCCTGGGCAGCGATCCCCGCCACGTCGGGATCGCCCGGGACTGGGCCTACCGCAACGCCCGCTCCCCGCGCCGTGCGGCCTTTCCGCTGGTGCTGGCCGTGAGCCTGCTGGTCACCAACGCGCAGCAGCACAGCCGGTCCGGCGACCCAGGCGGCACCGTCCGGGTCACGCTGCACCGCAAGCCCCACACCTACACCCTGACGGTCACCGACGACGGACCCCGGCCGGACCAGCCCATCCGCTTTCCGCGTCCGCGAAAGCCCACGGAACCGCTGGAGGCCACCGGCAACGGGCTGCTGATGCTGGACGAGCTGTCGGTGTCCTGGGACTGGACCGGAAACGCGGGCGAATCCCTGACGGTGCGCGCCCTCATCGACCGCTCTGGGGAGCAGTGGGCCGGGGCTCCCAGCACCAAGGTCTGAGGAACGGCACTGCCTCGCGCCACGCCCGCCCGCCGAACACGGAAAGCGCCTCATGCCCGACTACAGCTACCTTCTCGACGGCCGCCCCGACGTCTTCACCCCTGGCGAAGTCGCCCAACTGTTCA from Nocardiopsis dassonvillei subsp. dassonvillei DSM 43111 encodes:
- a CDS encoding MFS transporter; protein product: MTQTETSGDRTTAREGVVASEPAGGARAWLVWGVAVGGYFLAMLHRNGLGVAALEAQARFDVGPALLSLLPMLQLLVYVVLQVPTGLLADRLGPRYTLVMGMAAMTVGACLFALAPGIEVAVAGRFLIGLGDALVFLNVIRLAALWFPRSRYALVSGLTGVVGGTGQVASAAPMAWALEGFGWVAAFLATTVLTALMALLMLVVVRDRPAGAAGRSTVADPISVWAALKEALRSRGPQIGMAHHAAVMAPFTMMMVLWGYPFLVGGLGLSEDTAALTLTALAAGGLWMAPLAGVVIGRSPGVRRWLGLILSTTLSLGWLLMVAWPGGVPVALGLTVLAASAIGQTLAPTVSFDFARDGIPASRTGVASGLVNMSGFTTAVVCTVAAGALLQTLPEGPEAYQLAFVPMAVATVCATAALYYFVLRRPRA
- a CDS encoding antitoxin YezG family protein, yielding MSTTTAVSDLAARIHAIDWDGDVEHTRSRVALMREYLRRSAVWTRALGTRGWPFYDIAEFAAPGVRAADEVVEGVLESPVVIDQYPTVGRSCVWALHLAAARDAGVPLPDLPDPFEPLIRMYERGGGFSLSTTGTIDIDTAGLYRGRLPDHLGGEPRAPETEAGLDALDGVGGCPPVPYARRTAPPTNPLPPFTPGFRPKRIPGEAGKPQQSCGAARQEPPRGNEWNRSPTFGNPGGLDTQRGGTDDSGLRQPSHAEPGEGAEGSSMDLAEQQELVRDMALELVEAAPDGWTSMNYRYDYIGGGAASENLVTFENGETERKRHPRSVDKKAKFLKSEMYQEGKGTWLGMSISVTRPGKFNAQFHYDKELGVHPIPPSPDSYVFELGKFPRNDDALSDWLRERIDQARG
- a CDS encoding TIGR03668 family PPOX class F420-dependent oxidoreductase, which codes for MRWSPERSREMFARSRVARLATVGEHGQPHLVPVVFAAYGDTIAIPVDHKPKTTYRLRRLLDIEGNPRVSLLADEYSDDWDRLWWVRADGEALVLHDGPAWTEARDRLVERYPQYRDTPPEEAIILVEVRHWSGWSVAEEPDAEPGTPEH
- a CDS encoding SDR family oxidoreductase, giving the protein MARDDRVEGAGEFDDYDRVAVVTGADSGIGRATAIRLAQQGFDVGVTFHSDAEGVHRTEAEIRETGRRVSVRQHDLSDPVRGSEAVAELIEDLGGIGVLVNNAGTGSGEHLLETSYERWREVLSVDLDAPFLCSKIAAAHMRDAGRGGRIVNITSVHEEFPRVTAGAYCTAKGGLKLLTRVLALELGLYGITVNAVAPGEIATPMTGQHEEEPALDSRAGYPLPRPGHAYEVAEAVAFLAKPEASYVTGASLFVDGGLSLMGPQAGGALQDATWRAG
- the vapB gene encoding type II toxin-antitoxin system VapB family antitoxin, whose amino-acid sequence is MADVLIRNVPEGVLEVIDADARRQGLSRGEYLRRLLERTAHPSGGAVTVDGLARFSEAFSDLADPAVMKRAWE
- a CDS encoding acyl-CoA dehydrogenase; this translates as MTHYKSNLRDIEFNLFEVFKRQDVLGQAPFEELDEETARTILDEVNRLATGVIAESFEDADRNPPVFDPKTNTVALPESLKKSYKAYMDAGWYNLDLPQELGGLGAPRSLVWSAAELILGSNPAVHMYSAGPGFASILHSEGNEEQKRFAELAIERGWGATMVLTEPDAGSDVGAGRTKAVDQGDGTWHIEGVKRFITSAEQDMTENIFHLVLARPEGAGPGTKGLSLFLVPKYLINEDGSPGERNGAYVTNVEHKMGLKASTTCELTFGDKHPAIGYLVGDKHDGIRQMFLVIEYARMMVGTKAIATLSTGYLNALEYAKERVQGNDLAAGKDSPKVTITHHPDVRRSLMTQKSYVEAMRALVLYTATQQDAIQIAHRTGQDATELEAMNDLLLPIVKGVGSERSYALLAESLQTLGGSGFLQEYPIEQYIRDAKIDTLYEGTTAIQAQDFFFRKIVKNGGQALGKLAGEIKAFAQSDAGNGQLKQERALLLEAAENVEKIVELMVGHAMGSAEDARELYKVGLNSTRLLMAFGDVVLSWLLLRQAEVALNSIDGASDEDKDFYTGKIAAARFFAEQFLPRIAAERRIAEGVTVDLMDVPESAF
- a CDS encoding ATP-binding protein is translated as MIFLSTPKVPRPLVRWEHRVYPGALDQLARVRADLAADLAGFDGDLVETVRLCASELFANSVKYTDSGREDGEVVRALSMPNARTLRFSVSDCGGGGAIPAVPQERTEDEWSWAEGQRGLLLVQNLSTAWGHFRLTPWADLGTHVWATFAVPPGGAPPATRPYVLIG
- a CDS encoding 1-aminocyclopropane-1-carboxylate deaminase/D-cysteine desulfhydrase, whose translation is MRLPSPLEEVNDEFLREHGVRLLLKRDDLISAEVPGNKWRKLHLNLQAAHEQGRSTLLTFGGAYSNHIRAVAAAGRACGFSTIGVIRGEGHRPLNWSLAYATEQGMRLEYLDRTTYRAKHMSEVIDGLRERFGDFYLLPEGGSNALAVRGCATIADEIDADFDALCCACGTGGTLAGLAARLSAGREAIGFSVLKGGGFLKEEVRRFQEDAGAVTGNWSIETGYHFGGFAKYPPELAAFIREFHARHGVLLERSYVAKMLAGVYDLAARGRFRRGGTVVALITGPPEGADDQNGGGRAAT
- a CDS encoding DUF397 domain-containing protein; this encodes MDQAKFCPTAPSWHKSSYSIADTNCVEVAEGVTTALRDTQNRELGHLSFAATEWTALVDSLKSLG